The proteins below come from a single Necator americanus strain Aroian chromosome V, whole genome shotgun sequence genomic window:
- a CDS encoding hypothetical protein (NECATOR_CHRV.G20371.T3), with product MALLPVHAFPGALFLEARMLGQPAEIVSQIGLSIDAPECSVALFCDRLVEWILQGFSGIGFFNIYKANRVKSVTVNKYGATGHSY from the exons ATGGCGCTACTACCAGTACATGCATTCCCGGGAGCTCTATTCCTCGAAGCTCGAATGCTTGGACAACCGGCCGAAATAGTATCACAAATCGGTCTTTCCATCGATGCGCCCGAATGCAGTGTAGCGTTGTTTT GCGATAGATTAGTGGAATGGATTCTTCAAGGTTTTTCCGGCATAggatttttcaacatttacaAAGCAAACCGGGTGAAATCCGTAACAGTTAACAAGTACGGTGCTACCGGCCACAGTTATTAG